A region from the Triticum aestivum cultivar Chinese Spring chromosome 3D, IWGSC CS RefSeq v2.1, whole genome shotgun sequence genome encodes:
- the LOC123075580 gene encoding uncharacterized protein produces MTYNVWSREDVVVYERMKVIGDLVREHSPDVIFFQEITPYMHFIFESFAWWKDYHCSPVPPGEQTVNHHFCLMLSKLSMESYARWEYGTSPTGKCYLEADITPGSMKPIRIATTQLECPVPPASMHLRDRYMQAKHSVSALSSGDNVVFGGDMFGGTTRPTCRSLSLQDGATPGKN; encoded by the exons ATGACCTACAACGTCTGGTCCCGCGAGGACGTTGTCGTCTACGAGAGGATGAAGGTCATCGGTGACCTCGTTCGGGAACATTCGCCGGACGTAATCTTCTTCCAG GAAATCACGCCCTACATGCACTTCATCTTCGAGAGCTTTGCATGGTGGAAGGACTACCACTGCTCACCAGTGCCCCCGGGAGAACAAACGGTGAACCATCACTTCTGCCTGATG CTGAGCAAGCTTTCAATGGAGAGCTATGCGCGCTGGGAGTACGGTACTTCGCCGACCGGCAAGTGCTACCTAGAGGCCGACATTACCCCTGGATCAATGAAGCCGATCCGCATCGCCACTACTCAGCTCGAGTGCCCCGTGCCACCGGCGTCGATGCACCTCAGGGATCGGTACATGCAGGCCAAGCACTCCGTCTCCGCGCTGAGCAGCGGGGACAACGTTGTGTTCGGTGGCGACATGTTCGGTGGGACGACAAGGCCGACATGCCGTTCCCTCTCCCTGCAAGATGGTGCGACGCCTGGGAAAAACTGA